The Mixophyes fleayi isolate aMixFle1 chromosome 1, aMixFle1.hap1, whole genome shotgun sequence genome includes a region encoding these proteins:
- the NUDT2 gene encoding bis(5'-nucleosyl)-tetraphosphatase [asymmetrical], with the protein MTLRACGLIIFRRVLTANVSDIEFLLLQTSYGIHHWTPPKGHVDPGEDDMTTALRETEEEAGLHSSQFRIVDGFRKELNYDVVNNKKIGKTKKSVIYWLAELSDPNAQVKLSSEHQDFRWLHLQEACKYSEYQDMQDTLNEAYQFLLGHLKP; encoded by the exons ATGACATTGAGAGCCTGCGGTTTGATCATCTTTAGAAGAGTCTTGACTGCCAATGTCAGTGACATTGAATTCCTCCTCCTACAGACCTCCTATGGGATACATCACTGGACCCCTCCCAAAG GCCACGTGGACCCCGGAGAGGATGACATGACCACCGCTCTacgggagacagaggaggaggctGGCCTCCACTCCAGCCAGTTCCGTATTGTGGATGGGTTTAGGAAAGAGTTAAATTACGATGTcgtgaacaataaaaaaataggaaaaacaaaaaaatcagtcATCTACTGGCTGGCGGAGCTGAGCGACCCCAACGCTCAAGTGAAACTCTCCAGTGAACACCAAGACTTCCGCTGGCTCCATCTACAGGAGGCCTGTAAATATTCTGAGTACCAGGATATGCAGGACACTCTGAATGAGGCCTATCAGTTCCTGCTAGGTCATCTCAAACCCTAA